The DNA window TGCCACACATTCTAAAAGCCATACTTATGATCTGGTCCTCACCAGTGGTTTTCTCCCCATGACTGTGAACCTCATTGACTTTTATGTCTCAGATTATAAAgccattgtttttaatgttcctTTATCTCCTCCCACTGGTGAGCCTTGTGCCACCGTCCTGTTACATGTTCTCAATGCTGATTCTGCTTGTGAAGCTTTCTCCAATACCTTAACCTCAAGCTCATTATGCAGCAACAGTGTCCGGATGTTCTGACTTATTCTTTCAATACTGCCTGCCTCTCTATCCTTGATCATATTCCCCCTCTTaaaatcagaaagaaaaagtataATCCTTCTCCATTACTCATTGAGCACACTCGGGCCCTTAAGAGACAATGAAGAAAAGATGAACATATATGGAAAGCTAATAGGCCACAAGTCTCCCTTGACAGCTTAAGAAGTCACATGGTCAACTATCAGACTGCTGTTAAAGAGGCAAGATCAGCCAATTTCTCCAGTTTGATTTCCAGTAATTCCTGTAACTTGAGATTTATTTAAGGTTATTGATTCTGCGTTCTGTGAACAGTTCTTCCACCTCTAATACTGAACTTAGACCTGAATTAATGGAGGAATTACTGagttattttgttaaaaaggtGGAGAATATTAGGACTCAGATCTTTTCAGACAAGTGTGTCCTATCTGTCCCCACCTCAAACTGTGCAGTGATGACCCAATTTCCCTCTCAGTCCTAGAGACCACTGTCTCTCATATTAAATACTCTTCCCAGCTTGATATTATTCACCCTAAACTTTTAAAAGACGTATTGCCCACTGTCATTCcctgcaattaacaattattaaTTGCTCCTTGGCCATtagtattttcctttttcttttaaacatgtaaTTGTGCAAACTATGTGAAAGAAACCTAATCATGACCCGCTGAACCTTAGCAATTACTGACCTATTTCTAAATATCTTTTTTATGTATGGTGTTGGAGAAAGTTATTCCCTCTAGCCTCTCAACTGATTGCTTATATAAATGTTAACAGCATTTCCGATAAGTATCAGTCTGGTTTAGAGCTCTAAACAGTACTGAGACTTAGTTAAGGTGACAAATGACTTACTCCCTGCTgcagatgaaggtgaaaactCCATTCTGGTTCTGCTAGGCCTGAGTCTGGCCTTTGATACAGTAGACCACTCCATCCTTCTACAGCATCTTAAAACTTGGGTTGGTCTAAAAGGGTCTGCTCTCAACTTATTATCTGTCTAATAGAaccttttctgttgttgttgggAATTCCCTGTCATCTGTTTCCCAGTTTACTCATGGTGTCCCTCAAGGGTCAATCTTGGGTCCGTTACTGTTCTTCATTTATATGCTGCCCTTTGGTCAGGTCATTAAGAAGTATAATGTGCAGTACCATTGTTATGCTGACGACACCCAGTTATATGTCCCTTTACAATACACTAATCATAGCAGCCTAACCCAACTTATCGCCTGCCTTTCTGGACTTCTCAAAACTTCCTCAAACTTAACaatgacaaaacagaaatgatctTGTTTGCCACACCCAATTCTTTCAGTTAGATAGGCTGCAATCTTGGAGCCCTCTCACATAACATTAAGCCAACTgtaagaaatgtgtgtgttttatttgattctGGTCTTTGTTTTGATCACCAAGTTAAGAAGGTTGTTCAATCATCTTTCTTTCAACTTAAGTTAATTTCAAAAGTTAGATTATTCATATCCTTTGAGGATTTACACAGGGCTCATTTAGATTTCAGTAATGCCTTCTACACTCATATGTGTAGATTTTAAAGGTAACAAggaataatacaatataatattttgTTGTTCAGTTTGGGGGACTTGCTACCAAAGTGACGGTTTAAAGAGTTAAATTAGGTTCCTGGTCGAAAAGGTcggttcctttttttttgccactaaGGGCAAAAAGGTCACTGCTAATtgttcagtattttttcattaaaataaaatttcaaaTGCAGTACTTTTCTTGTACTCCAGTTGTTCTATTAAAATGATTGTATAGCCATTTTGAAGGATTTCAAAACCCTTTTGCCCAGTAGCTTTCTGTGTAACTGCTTAATGTGATGCTGTTTATAGCAAAGTATAAACCTTTGCTCCACTCATTCtgatgcaaaaacaaaatttcacagGACAAAGAAGCAATGACACAATATACGACGTGGAGTGACAGCAGTGACAGAAATCTATCCAGCAGGGCAACCAGAGGAGGACTTTGCTCTTCAATATGATTATAAAACGTCTGAACGGGCATCTGCACAACACAAACCATCAGACTCAGAGTCAAGAAGAGACGAGCTGCCTCTGCAAGGTAAAACATCTTcttattataaaacatttttcaattttcaaatcCAAGAGTAATCCAATTTTCCAATTTTCCAATCATGGTAAGAGTagactgttttttaaattgtactTGTATTTCTTCATCCAACAGATTCAATCATGAAGGTCCTTGTGGTTCTCGCACTTTTCTCTGGTGAGTGAATTTTTGTCTTTGAGAGTTTGGATCCATGTTAAAGCACCACTGCTGAATAAATGTTTGGTTTCTATTTGTTTTCTACTCTAACCTCTGTACTGAATCTTCTGTTTTATCCACAGTTTGCAATGCCAACATCCTGTGGCAGGAGCCGCCCAAGACCAGTCTGGACATGGTGAAAGATGCCTTCTGGGACTACGTTGCCAAGGCGACACACACTGCTGAGGACTCTCTGGAGAAGATCAGACAGTCTGAGCTGGGACAGGAAGTCAAGTAAGAGTCAATGTGATTAAGAAACACTTACTGAAGTCTTATATAAATTAAtctatatgtgtatatatgtataaataaatgtttctgtttaataAGTGCTTATTGTTTCTGTCTGACAGCACCAAGATCTCTCAGAGCGCTGATACAGTGAACCAGTACATCGTCACTCTGCGTACTCAGGTGGCTCCTCTGACTCAGGACTTCATGACTCAGTTCTCCCAGGAGGCCGAGCAGCTGAAGGCCCGTCTGGAGAAGGATCTGACCGCCGTGAGCACTACCCTGCAGCCCTTTGCCGAGCAGCTGGTGGCTGACCTCCAGAGGCAGGTGGAGGACCTGAAGAAGGAAGCCGCCCCCTACGCAGAGTCCATGGACCCAGAGGCCCTGAAGGCCGTCCTGCTGCAGAAGAGCCAGGAGCTGAGGGGAGAGCTGGATAAGAAAGTGACCGAGCTGCAGGCCCAGATGGTCCCCTACACTGAGGAGATGAAGCAGAAGTTGGAGCAGAGTGTGGATGAGTTTCAGAAGAGCATGATGCCCCTGGCCCAGAGCTTCCAGACCCAGCTGACCCAGAAAACCCAGGAGCTCCAGCAGAGCCTGACTCCCTACGGAGAGGAGCTGAAGGCTAAGCTGGACGCCAGCACTCAGGACCTAAAGGCTCAGCTGACTGCTCTCTGGGAGTCTTTCACTCAGAAGACCCAGTAAGCAGACTATCCTATGTCTATCCAGCCTCTAATCaccaaatatttactgtatctgtaaccaatgtatattttatttaataaaaacttGACAATCAAtcagttcagtgttttcagtgtcttAATCACAATACAAAGGTTATGTCAAGTTATCACAGAGGAGTGGTTCATTTCTCAACAATTTAGTTTAAGGATTGCATTCATAAAATTCCActaacaataaaacacaaacacagagacacaattTTATGACTCATCATGAGTCAGTGTACATTTGTGCAGGATTATCTCACTCAGGAGATGCTCTTTGTCCTACAGAGGGTTATTTTGTGTTATGTCATTTGATGGTGTCACACTCTGCTGGAGTGCCCATGAGCAACACACAAAGCCAACACCAGAAGGATCGGTGAATTCTATTGGTTTTCTGTGCTCAGTCTTACTTTAAACTAGAAAAAACGAAAGACAAATGGATATATCAGTGCTCACTTTAAGGTTTTGGCAATATTTGTATTAATTCCTAACTTAAATGCCAATAACATCCAGTATTTAAGAATTACAATGAGCACACTGCCTGTACAGTCTCTCTGCTTTATGTCAATAAAACATtgacaaaaatgaatttaattaatttaaaccAAATTGTTAAAGGTGCCACACATTCTAAAGGCCATACTTTAGATCTGGTCCTCACCAGTGGTTTTCTCCCCATGACTGTGAACCTCATTGACTTTTATGTCTCAGATTATAAAgccattgtttttaatgttcctTTATCTCCTCCCACTGGTGAGCCTTGTGCCACTGTCCTGTTACATGTTCTCAATGCTGATTCTGCTTGTGAAGCTTTTTCCAATACCTTAACCTCAAGCTCATTTATGCAGCAACAGTGCCCGGATGTTCTGACTAATTCTTTCAATACTGCCTGCCTCTCTATCCTTGATCATATTCCCCCTcttaaaataagaaagaaaaagcataatCCCTCGCCATGACTCATTGAACACACTCTGGCCCTTAAGAGACAATGTAGAAAAGATGAACGTATATGGAAAGCTAATAGGCCACAAGTCTCCCTTGACATCTTAAGAAGTCACATGGTCAACTATCAGACTGCTGTTAAAGAGGCAAGATCAGCCAATTTCTCCAGTTTGATTTCCAGTAATTCTCATAACTCCAGATTTATTTAAGGTTATTGATTCTGCATTCTGTGAACAGTTCCTCCACCTCTAATATTGAATTTAGCCCTGAATTAATGGAAGAATTTCTtacttattttgttaaaaaggtGGAGAATATTAGGACTCAGATCTTTTCAGACATGTGTGTCCTATCTGTCCCCAACTCAAACTGTGCAGTGATGACCCAATTTCAGCCAATTTCCCTCTCAGTCCTAGAAACCACTGTCTCTCATATTAAATACTCTTCCCAGCTTGATATTATTCACTCTAAACTTTTGAAAGACGTATTGCCCACTGTCAGTCCCTACATCTTATCAATTATTGGCCATTAGTTTTagcctttttcttttaaacatgcaaTTGTACAAACTATGTTAAATAAACCTAATCTTGACCTGCTGAACCTCAGCAATTACTGACCTATTTCTAAAATATCTTTCTTATGTAAGGTGTTGGAGGAAGTTATTCCCTCTAGCCTCTCAACTGATtgcttaaataaatgttaacagCATTTCCGATAAGTATCAGTCTGGTTTAGAGCTTTACACAATACTGAAACAGCCTTAGTTAAGGTGACAAATGACTAACTCCCTGCTTCAGATAAAGGTGAAAGTGCCATTCTGGTCCTGCTATACCTGAGTGTGGCCTTTGATACAGTAGACCACTCCATCCCTTTACAGTGTCTTGAAACTTGGGTTGGTCTAAAGGGGTCTGCTCTCAACTTATTATCTGTCTAATAGAACCTTTTCTGATGCTGTTGGGAATTCCCCATCTTCTGTTTTCCCAGTTTCAtggtgttcctcaagggtcaATCTTGGGTCCGTTACTGTTCTTCATTTATACGCTGCCCTTTGGTCAGGTCATTAAGAAGTATAATGTGCAGTACCTttgttatgctgatgacacccAGTTATATGTCCCTTTACAATACACTAATCATAGCAGCCTAACCCAACTTATCACCTGCCTTTCTGGACTTCTCAAAACTTCCTCAAACTTAACaatgacaaaacagaaattatcTTGTTTGCTGCACCCAATTCTTTCAGTCAGGTTGTCGGCAATCTTGGAGCCCTCTCACATAACAATAAGCCAACTACAAGAAATGTGGGTTTATTTTATTCTGGCCTTTGTTTTGATGACCAAGTTAAGAAGTTTGTTCAATTATGTTTCTTTCAACATAAGTTAATATCAAAAATTAGATTAAATTCTTATGCTTTGAGGATTTACACAGGGTTGTCAATGCCTTTATCTTTTCTCCTTTAGATTTCTGTTATGCCTTCTACACAGGTGCTACTCAGGCTTCCCTCTATCGCCTTCAATTGgttcaaaatgctgctgctacGATTATCACCGATTCAAGAAAACAATATCATATCACTCCAATTCTGGCCTCCTTGCATTGGCCTCTTGTTCATTTTACTGTTGACCTTCAAGGCTTTACATGACCAGGTCCCTAATTATATCAAAGATCTACTTACCCCTTATGTGCCTGGGTGCCCTCTTAGATCGGCTGATAGTGGCTTGCTGGTTGTTCCCAGAGCCCGACTGGTGATTAATAGCTATGAGGCTTTTGGAGTCTGGGCCCCCCAAACTGTGAAATGACTTAACTGCTGATATTAGGTTTGCTGAATCTATCACTGCtgttaaatctcttcttaaaacaatctttaaaaaaaaaaagcttttatctctgtgtgaatttttatttttatgtgaattttattattacaaaaaaaaaagaatttaaaacaaGTCTTAAGTTAGTCCTGGTATTACGAGGACCAAGAATGTATTTCACAAAATTCAACTCAAATGACAGCAGAGAACTATTTAGTCATTCatctaaatatatttatttactcttAACATGCAGAGcccaaaattattttattaagtaATTTTCTTATTCAGTGACTCATTTACTCAAGACGTTACTCCAAGAGTCCAACACTTCGGCGATCAAATACGTAGCAATCTTTAAAAGGTGTAACTGTGAGGATGTAATCCTAATATGAAGATCTTACAATCTAATCGTTTGCATATCTTTTATGGTTTGATTCACATCCTCCCTGAGTCTTTTATTAGATGGCCACATACATAATAAATGTTTGCATGCCCATATCTGATAAAAAGGTCAGAGACAAAACTGTTGTGCTTGTTCAGCTTTTTTGGGTACAACACACATCTTTATCTGCATGGTATTTTTACAGCTATGATCTCATCGCTCCAGTTATACCAAGAATAAGACTGTTGGCATTTCCAGGTGCAGTTATGCATGAACTTCTCTTACCATGGTTATCCAAACTCTTCCAAACCATCtgcaaaaacaaattacaaGCCTACAAGGCAAAGGAGTGACAGATTTATGACTACTGACAGATCCACCGATCTGAATCTGGTTTCTACTGGAATTAAAGGTTCGATGacacagttttttctttttaaattgagAAATTCTTCACAAAGGATGAATTTCACAGAGATGTTACAAGATAAATTTCTCACATTGTCTCTTCCTCGTTTTCCCACAtttgttaaaactttaattattttcatgtaGTGTTACAGATTTGGGGGTCTGTCAGTTTGTTGTATAATCTACATATTCTGAAGTATCTGGGATTAAAGGTTATACAAattaaactgagaaaaaactacaaacactcctgaacacacagtCAGTTTAGATGAGATCGACtgcaaaaaacaagacatgCAATTCCAGTTTTTTTGTAAGAAATGGTATTTATCAGTTTCCAAGAGGTATATACAGGTAATACATACTGTTCCATATGTATGACATATGacatttataacataaaaaaggcaacaaaaacatGTGATGGATTGTGaatgtgacatacagtacagtacactCCCTCTTGATACCTGGTAAACTTATCTGTAACCAATAAATCACCTTTTAAACAAGCAAATGACAACAATTTCATTCACTGTACGCCAAGACAgactttacagtaaaaaaaacaagaaaaaactcaaaaacaaaaccGCAACAGGCACTGAACTCAGTGACAAGatcaaaaaaaaggaaaaaaactctGTAATTCTGTAACGTCTCTAAATGTATTACGTCTTTCTACGGCCTATCAGGTTGTGTGGAGAGTCAACAGGCATCACAGTCAGTTCCTGACCGAtcacattttacaatatgtTACATTTCTAATCATCCAGGCGATTAATCTTACAGGATTAAATTCATTAGATTTAAATAATTACCTTTCAGTGTTTCTATTCACCACATGATGAATCATGAGCTGAGAAACCGATAGTATGAAAATGGCCGAATCTGCTAAAGACACACGAGAGACAGGCTGAGGTGATAAGACACACAGTAGTAGTGTACATGGCGTAGTCTGCTTGTCCATAGTGAGTTTGTCCGTTCTGTGAACTCAGTCTGCAGGCCGCTAACTCGCCAGTCTAACCGATAGTGACGCCAAAACCACACTGGAACTTGTTCTTGCGATGGTTGAGGAAGGAGCAGAGAACCAGGGAGAGCGGCAGCGGGAGCAACTTCTTTTCTAACGTTGCACCGACTACCCAGTTACTGTCTAGTGAACCTGAGAGAGGAGCAGAAGACAGAACATTAGACGGGTCTGTTCGGTttattcaaagaaaaacaaaacaaaacaatacatgtctttaaaaagtaacaaaacaaaaacagatgtatagaaaataaatgtggGTCAGACATGAGCATACACTTTTTGTCACAATTGAGTTTTGATTTTTAACTCTTTGATGCCTCCAAACttactgtgtttatttgtgtgtatttttataaacCAGATTATAATACTACATCGTTTTgcatcaaaatatataaataaagttgttgttattattatttattagcaTGTGTGACCAACAAGCATGTTTCTACTACACACACAATTCCACCATCAACACACCGTTTGCCTCTATATTACTATACACAACTAATGTCACTAATTACACTTTCTAAAAGGTAAAAGTATGaaatttatttaataataaataaagaatgaaaaatagtagttaataatgtaaataaaaattataaattcatttttaatttccttaCAATAAATGAATACTATTAGAGAAAACCACATTTGACCTCTAAAAAATAGTCCATACAACTGTAGTAATGgatgtacatgtatatgtatgtaagtGTTCCCCATCAAATAGACTGTATACACATTGTACCTTTAAACTGTAAATTGGCTTTAGGTACATCTAGTTGGTAGCCGAACGACACACTGGTGTCTTGCATGCGAGTGCTCGCCTCGAACTCGACGCCGACCTGCAGCTGTTGAAGAGCAGAAGACAGTTAGATGCTGATGAATGCTGgtatatgaaatataaatgagaaaaactCCCACACGCTGTCTCGCTGACTG is part of the Thunnus albacares chromosome 19, fThuAlb1.1, whole genome shotgun sequence genome and encodes:
- the LOC122969993 gene encoding apolipoprotein A-IV-like, with protein sequence MKVLVVLALFSVCNANILWQEPPKTSLDMVKDAFWDYVAKATHTAEDSLEKIRQSELGQEVNTKISQSADTVNQYIVTLRTQVAPLTQDFMTQFSQEAEQLKARLEKDLTAVSTTLQPFAEQLVADLQRQVEDLKKEAAPYAESMDPEALKAVLLQKSQELRGELDKKVTELQAQMVPYTEEMKQKLEQSVDEFQKSMMPLAQSFQTQLTQKTQELQQSLTPYGEELKAKLDASTQDLKAQLTALWESFTQKTQ